One Heteronotia binoei isolate CCM8104 ecotype False Entrance Well chromosome 20, APGP_CSIRO_Hbin_v1, whole genome shotgun sequence DNA segment encodes these proteins:
- the LOC132588345 gene encoding parvalbumin, thymic CPV3 — MSITDILSPSDIAAALRDCQAPDSFNHKKFFQISGMSKKSGSQVKEIFRILDNDQSGFIEEDELKFFLQRFESGARVLTAAETKTFLAAADHDGDGKIGAEEFQEMVHS, encoded by the exons ATGAGCATCACGGACATCCTGAGCCCTTCTGATATTGCTGCTGCCCTCAGAGACTGCCAAG CTCCAGATAGTTTCAACCACAAAAAATTCTTTCAGATCAGCGGAATGTCCAAAAAGAGTGGCAGCCAAGTAAAGGAAATCTTCCGGATCCTAGATAATGATCAAAGCGGCTTCATTGAGGAAGATGAACTTAA ATTTTTCCTTCAGAGGTTTGAGTCCGGAGCCAGAGTGTTAACAGCAGCAGAAACCAAAACATTTTTGGCAGCAGCAGACCATGATGGAGATGGAAAAATTGGGGCTGAAG AATTCCAGGAAATGGTGCACTCCTAA